A window of bacterium genomic DNA:
TCTGACAGATCTTCTTTATGGGTGCCGATGGACCATTCGTGGCCGAATGGATCTTTCAGCTTGCCGTAGCGGTCACCCCAGAATTGGTCCGCAACGGGCATGGATACAGTGGCTCCGGCATTGACAGCGCGTTGAAATACGCCGTCCACATCATCTGTATATATATGGAGCACAACCGGACTTCCGTTCAGTGACAGGGGAGAGAGAACGTGCCAGGATGGAAATTCATCAGCCAGAAACAAAATGGAATTGCCAATCTTCAACGACGCATGCATGATCTTTCCATCCGGAGTTTTGTGTACGCTTTTTGTCTCCGCTCCAAAAGCTTTGCCATAAAATTCAATTGCTTTTTCCGCATCGCGAATCACAAGATGCGGGGTGATCGTATGAAAACCTTCAGGTATTGCTTTTACGTTTGCCATAGAAAAACCTCCTTTCAAATTCTAGTGATAACCGTTATTGTGTGCCACTCAGCTAACAAGGGGAGGTTGGAAGAACTTCGAAAAAGACAATCCCCTCATTCATCTCCCCTTCATAAGGGGAGA
This region includes:
- a CDS encoding VOC family protein; the protein is MANVKAIPEGFHTITPHLVIRDAEKAIEFYGKAFGAETKSVHKTPDGKIMHASLKIGNSILFLADEFPSWHVLSPLSLNGSPVVLHIYTDDVDGVFQRAVNAGATVSMPVADQFWGDRYGKLKDPFGHEWSIGTHKEDLSEEEVIERGKRAFEQMGQK